Proteins encoded together in one Triticum dicoccoides isolate Atlit2015 ecotype Zavitan chromosome 7B, WEW_v2.0, whole genome shotgun sequence window:
- the LOC119337721 gene encoding uncharacterized protein LOC119337721 isoform X2 has translation MSVSCGLECVLCVGCVRWAWKRLTYIGAYDSETWPTASPDDFEPVPRICQIIMAISDDLDNPKLMPATRGYTQIDGAGVHKRTTYDEVGTACPPYIVYVDRRRNEVVLAVRGLNLVRNADYKVLMDNKLGMQMFDGGYVHHGLLKAAQFILERETETLRELLRQQGPDCKLIFAGHSLGSGIAALMTVLVVNNRKAFGNIPRSHIRCYALAPARCMSLNLAVKYADVIYSIVLQDDFLPRTPTPLEYIFGSIFCLPCLLFLFCLRDTFKQDKKKFKDPRRLYAPGRMYHIVERKFCSCARYPPEVRTAIPVEGRFEHIVLSCSTTADHGIIWIERESALALEANPSKILASKGFGCPCFGQLCQQIALEVAKGAWELPKTIQIKAKYLYMTRKLVG, from the exons ATGTCGGTGTCGTGCGGGCTGGAGTGCGTGCTGTGCGTGGGGTGCGTGCGCTGGGCGTGGAAGCGCCTCACCTACATCGGCGCCTACGACAGCGAGACCTGGCCGACCGCCTCGCCCGACGACTTCGAGCCCGTCCCGCGCATCTGCCAGATCATCATGGCCATCTCCGACGACCTCGACAACCCCAAGCTCATGCCGGCCACCCGCGGCTACACCCAGATCGACGGCGCCGGCGTCCACAAGCGCACCACCTACGACGAGGTCGGCACCGCCTGCCCGCCCTACATCGTCTACGTCGACCGCCGCCGCAACGAGGTCGTCCTCGCCGTCCGCGGCCTCAACCTCGTCCGCAACGCCGACTACAAG GTCCTGATGGACAACAAGCTCGGGATGCAGATGTTCGACGGCGGCTACGTGCACCACGGGCTGCTCAAGGCGGCCCAGTTCATACTGGAGAGGGAGACGGAGACGCTGCGGGAGCTGCTGCGCCAGCAGGGGCCCGATTGCAAGCTCATCTTCGCGGGCCACTCGCTCGGCTCCGGCATCGCCGCGCTCATGACGGTGCTGGTGGTCAACAACCGCAAGGCGTTCGGCAATATACCCAGGAGCCACATACGGTGCTACGCGCTCGCACCGGCCCGGTGCATGTCGCTCAACCTCGCCGTCAAGTACGCCGACGTGATCTACTCTATCGTGCTGCAG GATGATTTTTTGCCAAGAACACCAACACCATTGGAATATATTTTCGGCTCTATATTCTG CTTGCCCTGCTTGTTATTCCTGTTTTGCTTGAGAGATACATTTAAACAAGACAAGAAGAAGTTTAAAGATCCAAGAAGATTGTATGCTCCTGGTCGGATGTATCATATCGTCGAGAGGAAATTTTGCAG CTGCGCAAGATACCCACCTGAGGTGAGAACTGCTATTCCAGTGGAAGGAAGGTTTGAGCATATTGTGTTATCATGCAGTACCACTGCTGATCATGGCATTATTTGGATTGAGCGAGAATCCGCCTTGGCTTTAGAG GCCAATCCCtccaaaattttggctagcaaaggtttTGGCTGCCCATGTTTTGGTCAActatgtcagcagattgcattggaAGTGGCCAAAGGGGCATGGGAGTTGCCAAAAACCATCCAAATAAAGGCCAAATATTTGTACATGACCAGAAAGTTGGTAGG CTAA
- the LOC119337721 gene encoding uncharacterized protein LOC119337721 isoform X1: protein MSVSCGLECVLCVGCVRWAWKRLTYIGAYDSETWPTASPDDFEPVPRICQIIMAISDDLDNPKLMPATRGYTQIDGAGVHKRTTYDEVGTACPPYIVYVDRRRNEVVLAVRGLNLVRNADYKVLMDNKLGMQMFDGGYVHHGLLKAAQFILERETETLRELLRQQGPDCKLIFAGHSLGSGIAALMTVLVVNNRKAFGNIPRSHIRCYALAPARCMSLNLAVKYADVIYSIVLQDDFLPRTPTPLEYIFGSIFCLPCLLFLFCLRDTFKQDKKKFKDPRRLYAPGRMYHIVERKFCSCARYPPEVRTAIPVEGRFEHIVLSCSTTADHGIIWIERESALALELMKENEKATTPPAEQKMERLQSFKEEHKNALHRAKTLDVPHAIDISEEETHEGACPAPSSDTHSETTSSEPKSAGRTSWDELVDKLFTRDEDGKLIVNRDMVARDVVIE, encoded by the exons ATGTCGGTGTCGTGCGGGCTGGAGTGCGTGCTGTGCGTGGGGTGCGTGCGCTGGGCGTGGAAGCGCCTCACCTACATCGGCGCCTACGACAGCGAGACCTGGCCGACCGCCTCGCCCGACGACTTCGAGCCCGTCCCGCGCATCTGCCAGATCATCATGGCCATCTCCGACGACCTCGACAACCCCAAGCTCATGCCGGCCACCCGCGGCTACACCCAGATCGACGGCGCCGGCGTCCACAAGCGCACCACCTACGACGAGGTCGGCACCGCCTGCCCGCCCTACATCGTCTACGTCGACCGCCGCCGCAACGAGGTCGTCCTCGCCGTCCGCGGCCTCAACCTCGTCCGCAACGCCGACTACAAG GTCCTGATGGACAACAAGCTCGGGATGCAGATGTTCGACGGCGGCTACGTGCACCACGGGCTGCTCAAGGCGGCCCAGTTCATACTGGAGAGGGAGACGGAGACGCTGCGGGAGCTGCTGCGCCAGCAGGGGCCCGATTGCAAGCTCATCTTCGCGGGCCACTCGCTCGGCTCCGGCATCGCCGCGCTCATGACGGTGCTGGTGGTCAACAACCGCAAGGCGTTCGGCAATATACCCAGGAGCCACATACGGTGCTACGCGCTCGCACCGGCCCGGTGCATGTCGCTCAACCTCGCCGTCAAGTACGCCGACGTGATCTACTCTATCGTGCTGCAG GATGATTTTTTGCCAAGAACACCAACACCATTGGAATATATTTTCGGCTCTATATTCTG CTTGCCCTGCTTGTTATTCCTGTTTTGCTTGAGAGATACATTTAAACAAGACAAGAAGAAGTTTAAAGATCCAAGAAGATTGTATGCTCCTGGTCGGATGTATCATATCGTCGAGAGGAAATTTTGCAG CTGCGCAAGATACCCACCTGAGGTGAGAACTGCTATTCCAGTGGAAGGAAGGTTTGAGCATATTGTGTTATCATGCAGTACCACTGCTGATCATGGCATTATTTGGATTGAGCGAGAATCCGCCTTGGCTTTAGAG CTAATGAAGGAAAATGAGAAGGCAACAACTCCTCCTGCTGAACAAAAGATGGAGAGATTGCAAAGTTTCAAGGAAGAACACAAGAATGCGCTCCATAGAGCGAAAACCTTGGATGTTCCTCACGCGATAGACATCTCTGAAGAGGAAACCCATGAGGGCGCTTGCCCTGCGCCATCCTCTGACACTCACAGCGAGACGACTTCATCAGAACCGAAATCTGCAGGAAGGACCAGTTGGGATGAGCTGGTTGACAAGCTTTTCACCAGGGATGAAGATGGGAAGCTTATTGTGAACAGGGACATGGTGGCGAGGGACGTTGTTATCGAGTAG